Part of the Candidatus Thorarchaeota archaeon genome is shown below.
AACGGTCTTGCGAGCTGCCGTTCATCTGCATCTAGTTTTCCAGTTTGGATGAGAGCGTATATCGAAATAACCCCTGCTGATGCTAGCATGCCTATAGCCATGAAAATCTGAGAAGCTTGGTATGGTTGCATTTTCATTTACACCTCAAAACATTTTTTCAGCCCATTCACTTGCCTTATCCGCCCCTGTAACAGGTCGCTCAGCTTCTTCCTTCAATTCCTTGATGAAATCATTGTCTGTGAAACACTCTTCGTTATCTTTGCATAGCTCGAGTAGACGGTGATGATCGGTTCTGCGATTATCATCCCCTTGAGGATGTATAGTCACGAGGAAATTCTCATTAACTCGTGCAATAATCAGCCGATATTTGCCGATCTCCATTCCCTTGATTTCGTCACCGGCCATTTTTTGAGAAAAACTCTGAATAGCGGACATGAAACCTCCGAAGAGCGCGTCGTCTGCTTCAAAATCCCCGACGTTCACAGAGGCGAGTGTCTCGCCTTCCTTGTTGATGATAAAGATGCTCTGTATCATTAGAAATCTGCCATCCATCTCTGGGCCTTTTCAATGGAGCTGTCCCCCTCATCTTCATCACCTTGAACCGCTTCTCCAGCAATTTCTACGTCGCGAATTGTGAAGTTGCGATCCACAAACAACACTACACTGTGGCCGTTCTCGCATTTTGCAGGAACGATAACAGGAGTCCTTTTAGCGTTAAGTATCACATCTTCGTCGATTTTGATGTCGCGTACCCTTCCGTTATCACTACAGACTGGACAAGGCACACTGTCTAAAGTACGCTGAGGCACATTGAATTTCTCCTGCTGATCCCCGAACTTTGTAGCGTTAGTCTGCTGCTTCGTTACAGTGGTTTGGCGAAGTGTACGTACGTGGTTTTCATGCGTCGTATTAAACTTAATTCTGTTATGTCTCTCTTTGACTCATCGGGGATGAGAATTGTAAGACCACGCGAAGAATGTTAATATGCGGAGCCAACTCGTAATAAGTTAGGTCCGGTGTGTACTTGTAGATACTAAGCACAGGGGACTCTGAAACGAAAAGAGCAGGTGAAACAAGACATGGAATGTCCCGAATACAACGAAGAAAATGATACCTGTAGTGTCGACGGCTTTAAATTCTATACTGGCATGAATAAACCGTGCGACACGCCAGGTATGAATAAAGACAAATGTCCCAGATTGGCAATGAAGGGATAAACAACACACATCCGCGCAGTTCTCAGGGCGGTCCCTTGGGAACTGTTATCTCTCCTTGTGTCAGACACTACTGTTCCTTATTTTTCAGTAACAGTTATCTAGGGATGACAAAGCTATTCTAGACCGCACCTGGTGGTACCTGTCAATGGTTAAAAGCTATGTACTGATTAAAACACAAGCTGGAAAAGAAGACAAGGTCCTTCGCGATTTAGGGGCTATGAATGTCGTGGAGGAAGCCCACAAAGTATTCGGGGAATTCGATATTGTGGCGGAAGTTAGAGCACGTGACATGGAGACAGTTGTTGAGGTTGTCACCGAGCGAATACGAAAAGTGGGAGCTATTGAAGATACACAGACCCTTCTTGTCATCGATCTCGAGCTAGATATGACTTCAACAGGCCTAGCCAACTGAGCATATTCATCGAGGAAGCTGTTAAAAGGCATACTAGGATTATCAACATGATAAAACTTCGAGGAGGTCTCTAAAGTTTCGCCCGTAAAAACGCTCTCACGAACACCGTTTGTTTTG
Proteins encoded:
- a CDS encoding Lrp/AsnC ligand binding domain-containing protein, with the protein product MVKSYVLIKTQAGKEDKVLRDLGAMNVVEEAHKVFGEFDIVAEVRARDMETVVEVVTERIRKVGAIEDTQTLLVIDLELDMTSTGLAN